Genomic DNA from Chlorogloeopsis sp. ULAP01:
AAATTTGACCACCCTGGCAAAGCGATTTCGGCGATCATGTATGCTTCCGGGCTTATATATTTAGAAGGGGAGAACCCAATTTTTGGTATGTGGACACCAGAAGACGGAGGGGGTGGCCCTTACTTGAGCGAGAGTGATGCCAGAATTTTTGATGTAGGCTGGCTGAATGAGAATTTAGAATTTTTGAGGAATACGCTGTCTGTTCAATACATACAACAAAAGCTTAAGCAAGCGGCAGATAGATTGCAGTTAGAACCTGAAAAAAATGTGGCTTACCAAGTGGCAGAAGATGCACAAACAAGAGGTGAAGTAATAGAAATTTGCATTGAAGATTTACTAACCAAACTCTCAAAACCGTCATCACAACATTATTAGAAAATAACAAAACTTGTCTGCTAAAGTAGTCTGGGATCGAAAGCATCTCTTAAACCATCACCAATATAGTTGATACTCAACACGGTGAGAAATATTGCCATGCCAGGAAAAATCACCATATAGGGAGCAAATTCCAAAAAGTTCTGTGCTTCATAAAGCATTCTTCCCCAGGTTGGTACATCTGGCGGAAAACCCAAACCAAAAAAGCTGAGGGTAGATTCGGTAATAATTGCCGTACTGACTGCTAGCGTAGCAGCAACCAAAACTGGACTAATGACATTGGGCAGAATGTGTATCCAAATTAGCCGCAAAGGACTAGCGCCAAGAGCACGAGCTGCTGTAACAAATTCCATTTCCCGCACCGTCAAAAAGCCAGCCCGTACTAATCTCGCTACAGACATCCAATTGAGTCCACCAATCACCAGGACTACCAAGACAAATATACCTAACTCCGGCCCAGCGATCGCCCGAATTGCATCACGAAACAGGAATATTACTAATAGTAAAAGTGGCAGTCGCGGTAAAGCCAGGCACAAATCAGTGCAGCGCATCAAAATCATATCCAGCCAACCGCCAAAAAACCCAGAGATTGCACCTACGAGCGTACCCAGCAAGATGGCAACCACCATTGAAAAAATGCCAACGGCAAGCGATATTCGTCCCCCATACAAAACTCTAGCTAATATATCTTGACCAAGATCATTTGTACCAAAGGGATGTTCCCAGCTGGGGGGAAGGGTAGATTGGGAGAAGTCTACTTTATTAATGGGAGTGGTGTATACTAAGGGGCCAAACAGGACACTCAACACAATAATTAGCAATACGATGGTAGCTAGCATAGCTGGACGATTGCGGCGAAATTTGCGCCATACATCTTGTCTGGGCGCCCTTTGTACAGGAGAAATTCCAACTTCCGGAATTGGAGTGGGCGATCGCTTAAACATAAAATTTTTCCTACTACTTTGTATACTTGACGCGAGGGTCTAGTAAACCATAGAGAATGTCTGCAATGAGATTAAAAACAACAATCAAAATTGCATATATAAAGGTAATTGCCATGACAACTGGTGTATCGTTGCGATAAATAGAGTCAATTAATAATGCACCAATACCAGGGACACGAAAAACTTGTTCTGTGACTAAAGCGCCTGTGAAAATATTAGGAATATCTAACGCTACTAGTGTGACTACAGGAATCAGAGCATTCCGCAAAACGTGACGATAAATAACCGCAAATGTAGGTAAACCCTTGGCATAAGCTGTACGCACGTAATCTTGATGAAGATTTTCTAACACTTCTGAACGGACAAAGCGCATTAGCATTGCTGCTTGCCATAGTGCTAACACACATACAGGCATAATCGACTGTTGAATTTGAGCAACAAAACTCTGCCAATCTGTCACTTGTAAAGTGCTGTTATAAATAAAAGGCAACCATTTTAATTGCACACTAAAAATAATAATAAACAGCAAACCCATAAAAAATGTCGGTAGAGAAAACCCAAAAAAAACTAGAGTAGTTAAAATCACGTCAAAAACGGAATGGCGTTTGAGAGCCGAAATTACTCCTAAAGGGACAGCCAATATTACACCCAAAACGTAGGCAGAACCAACCACCCATAATGTTGTCGGCAAGCGTTGAAGAATCAGCCCACCAACCGAACTGCGGCTAGTGAAAGAATAGCCCATATCTCCTGTTATGAAAGCCACAAACCATTTGACATAACGGATGTGGATTGGCTGATCTAAACCTAAGGATCTTCTGACGTTTTCTCGAACTTCGGCTGTAAGAGAGGGATTCAGTGCAAATTCTCCCATCGGATCGCCTGGTGCCAATGCCAGGATAGCGAAAATTATGATACTGGTAGCAAATAGTGTTGGAATGGAAATTAGTAGACGATTGATTAAATATTTGGTCATTGCCTAAAGAAATTGCTTTATTTGGTAAAGCAGCAATAATTAACCTAATCTATCTTACTTTATTCTTATTTCAATCTTATTTTTTGAGTCTAAACTTAGGCTAAATTTACATACAAGAATTAAGAGTTTAGCTAGAGATTTTATAGAGGCGTTAATCATACTGTAACTTCAAGTTTGAAACTTCACGAGTTCGATAACTGTAGATAAATTAAGTTTATGATAGTAACTAATATTATCTTGGCTAGACTTTTAAGATACTCTAAATTTTGGTTATTAGGTATAGTAACGATATTAATTGTTATTTATATTTCTCTGCTGTTGAGAATTGGAGATATTGCTCATTTAGGTATGAGTGCTCTATTTTTGATAACTGTAGCATCTCTTGTTTGGGAAAAGCGTCACAGCTTACATTTGAAAAGCGAAATTTTTTCTAGTATTGTGGGAGCATTGCTGATAGTTTTTTTCTTTGGTAAAAGTGTCCCTCTAATTCATAGTAATTTAGTTCGTGCTTTACCTTTTATTGCTGCTGTAGGTCTTAGCTTAATTGCTTCTGGTTTTAAGGGTTTGAAGCAATATTTGCAAGAACTAACTATCCTTTTTTTTCTTGGCATACCTAGTATAGTACTACCATCCCTTATAGATATATCTCCAGTTACTGCTAAATTCGCTGCTTTTCTTCTGTGGTATTTAGGTTTTGATGTAGCTCGTCAAGGAGTTTATATAAGTTTGCCAACGGGTGTTATAGAAGTCTATGGTGGTTGTTCTGGTATGGAGTCAATGACTTATCTTTTGGGAGTATCTGTTATTTGTCTAGTAATTTTTCCTATATCTACAAGCAAGCAATTATTTGTTCCCATTACTGCTGTAATTTTAGGATTTGTGGTTAATGCTTTCCGGGTTGCTTTGATGGTGATTCTGATTGCATCTGGACATCACCAAGCCTTTGATTACTGGCATAAAGGAGATGGTTCCCATATATTTGGGATAATTTCTTTATTAATTTTTGGGTTATTTTGTTTATTCATAATACAGCAGAGTAGAACAAAAAATCAGAATACCCACGAGTATTGAAAAATAATATTTTTATAGAAACATTTACTAAATAATCATATTAATTTTTATTTCTGTTTTTAACTCTTAATTTTAATAATAAAAAGTTTAAAAAATCTAAAAAAACACAACAATTTTAGAAAAATGACTGAAAAAAGCAATAGTAAATTAACTCAAAAAGTAGATAATTTGCAAGAATTTAGCATCAGATTCTTGCAGTCTATAAGTTTTTCCCGATGGATAGGCTATGGGTTTCTACTACTTTCATCATTTGACTTAGTTGAGACATTACTACCGTTGTATCTGATGAATCCTCTTTGGGAATTTAACACTTTAGGAAATTTAGTGGAACACGTTCCTGTACCTTTGATTGGTCTGGTTTTAGTTTTTCATGGTAATGAATATTGGCGCTATCGATGGGAAATTCCGGTATTGAAATTTCTGTCTTGGTTTGCTTTGCTACTCGGAATCTTATTTTTATTACTTATTCCTTTAGGAATTGTGAACACTATCAGAATCGACCGACAAAATGCTACACAGATTAATTATCAAGTAAAAGAGCAGATGAGCCAGATTCAACAGATTAAAGATACATTAGCTAGAGCGGAGACTAAAGCTGATATAGAAGCAATAGGAACTCTCATCGATACTCAAGAACGCTTGTTTGATATTAAAGATTTTCGTAAATTAGAACAAGCAAAAACTTGGCTTTCAAACTTTGTCGCCAGCTTTGAGAAAAAAACAATAATGCAAGCAGAGGCAGCTAGATATTCTCGACGCTTGGGCTTACTGAAGCGTTCTATAAAATGGAATCTTGGAGCTTTAGTTGCTGGGGTTTTATTTATTTATATCTGGCGCG
This window encodes:
- a CDS encoding HpsJ family protein, producing the protein MTEKSNSKLTQKVDNLQEFSIRFLQSISFSRWIGYGFLLLSSFDLVETLLPLYLMNPLWEFNTLGNLVEHVPVPLIGLVLVFHGNEYWRYRWEIPVLKFLSWFALLLGILFLLLIPLGIVNTIRIDRQNATQINYQVKEQMSQIQQIKDTLARAETKADIEAIGTLIDTQERLFDIKDFRKLEQAKTWLSNFVASFEKKTIMQAEAARYSRRLGLLKRSIKWNLGALVAGVLFIYIWRGTGWLRF
- the crtA gene encoding cyanoexosortase A, encoding MIVTNIILARLLRYSKFWLLGIVTILIVIYISLLLRIGDIAHLGMSALFLITVASLVWEKRHSLHLKSEIFSSIVGALLIVFFFGKSVPLIHSNLVRALPFIAAVGLSLIASGFKGLKQYLQELTILFFLGIPSIVLPSLIDISPVTAKFAAFLLWYLGFDVARQGVYISLPTGVIEVYGGCSGMESMTYLLGVSVICLVIFPISTSKQLFVPITAVILGFVVNAFRVALMVILIASGHHQAFDYWHKGDGSHIFGIISLLIFGLFCLFIIQQSRTKNQNTHEY
- a CDS encoding ABC transporter permease; this encodes MFKRSPTPIPEVGISPVQRAPRQDVWRKFRRNRPAMLATIVLLIIVLSVLFGPLVYTTPINKVDFSQSTLPPSWEHPFGTNDLGQDILARVLYGGRISLAVGIFSMVVAILLGTLVGAISGFFGGWLDMILMRCTDLCLALPRLPLLLLVIFLFRDAIRAIAGPELGIFVLVVLVIGGLNWMSVARLVRAGFLTVREMEFVTAARALGASPLRLIWIHILPNVISPVLVAATLAVSTAIITESTLSFFGLGFPPDVPTWGRMLYEAQNFLEFAPYMVIFPGMAIFLTVLSINYIGDGLRDAFDPRLL
- a CDS encoding ABC transporter permease; its protein translation is MTKYLINRLLISIPTLFATSIIIFAILALAPGDPMGEFALNPSLTAEVRENVRRSLGLDQPIHIRYVKWFVAFITGDMGYSFTSRSSVGGLILQRLPTTLWVVGSAYVLGVILAVPLGVISALKRHSVFDVILTTLVFFGFSLPTFFMGLLFIIIFSVQLKWLPFIYNSTLQVTDWQSFVAQIQQSIMPVCVLALWQAAMLMRFVRSEVLENLHQDYVRTAYAKGLPTFAVIYRHVLRNALIPVVTLVALDIPNIFTGALVTEQVFRVPGIGALLIDSIYRNDTPVVMAITFIYAILIVVFNLIADILYGLLDPRVKYTK